Within the Pseudomonas orientalis genome, the region TTGATGCTGTTGGCGCGCACGGCGGCGACGTCTTCCAGCTCGTCGGCCAGGGTCTGCATCAAGCCTTCAGTGGCAAACTTCGACACACCGTAAGCGCCCCAATACGCCCGGCCCTTGCGCCCGACGCTGCTGGAAGTGAACACCACAGACGCATCCGTGGACAGCTTGAGCAGCGGCAGCAGGGTGCTGGTCAGCATGAACATCGCGTTGACGTTGACGTGCATCACCCGCATGAAGTGCTCGCCGGACAATTGTTCGAGGGGCGTGCGCGGTCCGATGATCGAGGCGTTGTGCAGCAGGCCGTCGAGGCGGCCGAATGCCTTTTCGATCATCGCTGCCAGCTCATCGTATTGATGGGGCAGGGCGGTTTCCAGGTTGAACGGGATCACCACCGGTTGCGGCTGGCCGGCGGCTTCGATTTCGTCATACACCTGGGCCAGGTTAGCCTCGGTCTTGCCCAGCAGCAGCACGGTGGCACCGCGGGCGGCGTAGGTTTTCGCCGCAGCCGCGCCGATCCCGCGGCCGGCACCGGTGACCAAGATCACCCGGCCTTTGAGCAGTTCTGGAGGGGCAGAATAATCAAACATACATAACCTCACATTCGAAAACGCCGAAGATCAACTGTGGGAGGGGGCTTGCCCCCGATAGCGGTGGATCAGTCAACAAATGCAGTGACTGACACACTGCAATCGGGAGCAAGCCCCCTCCCATATTGGATCTTCATCGATCAGTTAAATCAGCAACTGCACACCGCGCTATCCAGCACCTTGCGCAGCTCCAATGGGTGGTCCACCACCACATCCGCCCCCCAGTGACGCGGATTGTCGTCCGGATGGATATAGCCGTAGGTGACCGCCGCCGTACGGGTGCCGGCATCGCGACCGGATTCGATATCACGCAAATCGTCGCCCACGAACAACACGCTGGCCGGGTCGAGGTCGAGCATCTTGCACGCCAGGATCATCGGCTCCGGGTCGGGTTTGCTGTTCTTTACGTGGTCCGGACAGATCAGCACGGCCGAGCGCTCGGCCAGGCCCAGTTGCTGCATGATCGGCTCGGCAAAGCGCAGCGGCTTGTTGGTGACCACGCCCCAGATCAGCCTGGCTTTCTCGATGTCTTCCAGCAGCTCGGCCATACCGTCGAACAATTTGCTGTGCACCGCGCAGTCCTTGAGGTATCGCTCAAGGAATTCCTGGCGCAGCGCTTCGAAACCTGGCGACTCCGGGTCCATCGAGAAGGTCACGGCGATCATCGCTTTCGCGCCACCGGAGATTTCATCGCGGATGTGCTGCGGATTGACCGGCGGCAGGCCACGGTCGGCGCGCATGGCCTGGCAGATGGCGATAAAGTCCGGCGCGGTGTCCAGCAGGGTACCGTCCATGTCGAAGAGAACCGCTCGCAACTTCACAGGCTTACTCCTCGCGCAGGGTCTGGATCATGTAGTTGACGTCAACGTCGTTGGCCAGCTTGTAGTGCTTGGTCAGCGGGTTGTAGGTCAGGCCGATGATGTCCTTGACGGTCAGCCCGGCCTGGCGGCTCCACGCGCCCAGCTCGGAGGGGCGGATGAATTTCTTGAAGTCATGGGTGCCGCGCGGTAGCAGCTTCATGATGTATTCGGCGCCGATGATCGCGAACAGATAAGCCTTGGGGTTGCGGTTGATGGTGGAGAAGAACACCTGTCCGCCGGGCTTGACCATGCGGAAACAGGCGCGGATCACCGAAGACGGGTCCGGCACGTGTTCGAGCATTTCAAGGCAGGTGACCACGTCGAACTGCTCGGGCATTTCCTCGGCCAAGGCTTCGGCGGTAATCTGGCGGTATTCCACGCTTACGCCGGATTCCAGCTGGTGCAACTGGGCCACGGCCAGCGGTGCCTCGCCCATGTCGATGCCCATGACGGTGGCGCCGCGCTGGGCCATGGCTTCACTGAGGATGCCACCGCCGCAACCGACGTCCAGCACCTTTTTGCCGGCCAGGTTGACGCGTTCGTCAATCCAGTTGACCCGCAGTGGGTTGATGTCATGCAGCGGCTTGAACTCGCTCTCACGGTCCCACCAGCGGTGGGCCAGGGCTTCGAATTTGGCGATTTCGGCGTGGTCGACGTTGCTCATGGTGAATCCTCTGAATCTGATAAATCGGTTTATTCGCTGTGCCCGCTGATGCGTTGGCCCCAGGCAATGGCCGTGGCGGTCAGCTGTGCTTCATCCATGCGGGTCAATCGTCGGTCGTCGAGCAACTGCTTGCCGGCGACCCAAAGGTGTTTCACGCAATCGCGACCGGTGGCATAGATAAGCTGTGAGACCGGATCGTAGATCGGTTGTTGCGCCAGCCCCGAAAGATCGAAGGCGACGATATCCGCAGCCTTGCCGACTTCCAGCGAGCCGACCTGGCTGTCCAGGCCCATGGCTCGCGCACCATTGAGGGTTGCCATGCGCAACGCGCGATGGGCGTCCAGCGCGGTGGCCGACCCTGCTACGGCCTTGGCCAGCATGGCGGCGGTGCGGGTTTCGCCCAACAGATCGAGGTCGTTGTTGCTGGCGGCGCCGTCAGTGCCTATAGCCACATTGACGCCAGCCTGCCACAGGCGTTCAACCGGGCAGAAGCCGCTGGCCAGTTTCAGGTTCGATTCCGGGCAATGGATGACGCTGGTGTTGCTTTCTACCAGCAAAGCCAGGTCCTCCTCGCTGATTTGGGTCATGTGAACGGCCTGGAAGCGCGGGCCCAGCAGGCCAAGGCGAGCCAGGCGGGCCAGTGGCCGCTCGCCCGTCTGTTCCACCGCCTGCTGCACTTCGAAGGCGGTTTCGTGCACGTGCATATGGATTGCGGCGTCCAGCTCTTCAGCGATGATCCGGATCTTTTCCAGGTTCTCATCGTTGACGGTATACGGCGCGTGGGGGCCGAACGTGATCTTGATGCGTGGATGATGCTTGAGGTCGCCGAACAGCTCGATGCCCTGGCGAATCGCCTCATCGGCGTTGCTGGCGCCCGGGATCGGGAAGTCCAGGATCGGAATGGCGATCTGCGCGCGCATGCCGCTGTTGTGCACGCAATCGCTGGCGACCTTGGGGTAGAAATACATATCGGAGAAGCAGGTGATGCCGCCCTTGAGCTGCTCGGCGATGGCCAGATCGGTGCCATCGCGCACGAAGGCTTCATCGACCCACTTGGCCTCGGCAGGCCAGATGTGTTTTTCCAGCCAGGTCATCAATGGCAGGTCATCGGCCAGGCCGCGAAACAGGCTCATCGCCGCATGCCCGTGGGCGTTGATCAGGCCGGGGCTGAGCAGCATGCCCGGCAGTTCGCGCACTTCGCTCGCCTCAAGCTTCAATGCCGCCGCCCGCGGCCCGATAAACACGATGCAACCGTCGCGGATACCCAGGCCATGCTCCTTGAGCACTACGCCGGCGGGTTCGACGGGTACCAGCCAGGTCGGCAGCAGTAATAAGTCGAGCGGGGCGGCAGTGGGCGTCATCGCAGGCTTCTTCCTGGGCAGCTATAAAAGAAGGGCGAAGTATACCCGAGCGCCCCGGCTGGCGGATCGCTATAATCGGCGGCTTTTGTTCATGAGTACGGGGTAAGGGATGCGCGACCGACTGTTGGCGGCGGAGAAGGTGAAGGCCATCGAATGGCGTGATGGCGTGCTGCACCTGCTCGATCAGCGCGCGCTGCCGGCCCGGGAAAGCTGGGTGGCGTGCTCGACCGTCGACGAGGTGGTCGCCGCCATTCGCGCAAGGGTGGTGCGCGGCGCGTCGGCCATCGGGATCAGTGCGGCCTACGGCTTGGTGCTGGCTGCGCGCCAGCGCCTTGCTGAAGGCGGCGACTGGCAGGCGGCATGGGAAGAAGACTACGCGTTGCTGGCCGATACCCGGCCCACCGCATCCAACCTGTTCTGGGCGTTGAAGTGCATGCGCGACCGCCTCGACCGTCTCAAGCCGCACGCCGACCCGTTGGCGGTGCTGGAAGCCGAAGCCATTGCGATTCATGAAAGCGACCGCGAAGCCAACGTGGTCATGGCGCAGTTGGGCCTCGAGCGCATTCGCAAACATCAAGGCAACGCCCAGGCGATCCTGACCCATGGCAACGCCGGCGCTCTGGCCACCGGCGGTGTCGGCACGGCCCTTGGGGTGATTCACGCGGCGTTCCTGGAAGGCCTGGTCGAGCAGGTTTATGCCAATGAAACCCGTCCGTGGCTGCAAGGCTCGCGATTGACCGCCTGGGAGCTGGCCGGCGCCGGGATTCCGGTCATGGTGAATGCCGACTCCGCCGGGGCGCATATCCTCAAGACCAAGGGTGTCACCTGGGTTGTAGTCGGCGCGGACTGCATCGCAGCCAATGGTGATGTGATCAGCACGATCGGCACCTATCAACTGGCCGTTTGCGCCATGCACCATGGCGTACGCTTCATGGTGGTGGCACCGAGTTCGACCCTCGATCTGATGATGGCTACCGGCGATGATGTGACCCTGGAAGAGCGTGATGTCGGTGAGTTGCTGGAGGTGAATGGCCAGCGGTTGGAGGCGCAGGCATTTAATCCGGCGTTCGATGTGACGCCGGCGGATCTGATTGATGTGATCGTGACCGAAAAAGGTGTGGTGGAGCGGCCGGATACCGCCAAGCTGGCCAGGTTGATGTGCCGTAAGCGGCTGCATTGAGGGCTGTGGTGTCTGTGAAATAGCTATCGGGGGCAAGCCCCCTCCCACACTTGGATTGTGAACACGGTCAACATGTGGGAGGGGGCTTGCCCCCGATTGGCCCTCAAAGTCAATAAAAGTCCCGGATCCAGCCTCAAAAAACAGCACCACCCCACCTCTGAGCCTCTCTCGTCCCCCTCAAGCCTGTCATTCATCAAATTACTATCCTCCATGCGCATCAGGGGGATAGGTGCGTGGCGGCGATTGTGATAACATCCGGCGGTTTCCAGGGCTGCCCCGAGGGGTGGTCCATAACGTGCAGATCCGTGTCATAACTCGTTGATTTGTCGTAAGTCGTTGTCAGGCACCGTGCCGGCAGCGGCGAGCTTTGT harbors:
- a CDS encoding YciK family oxidoreductase, producing the protein MFDYSAPPELLKGRVILVTGAGRGIGAAAAKTYAARGATVLLLGKTEANLAQVYDEIEAAGQPQPVVIPFNLETALPHQYDELAAMIEKAFGRLDGLLHNASIIGPRTPLEQLSGEHFMRVMHVNVNAMFMLTSTLLPLLKLSTDASVVFTSSSVGRKGRAYWGAYGVSKFATEGLMQTLADELEDVAAVRANSINPGGTRTSMRAQAYPGENPMERPAPEDIMPVYLYLMGPDSAGINGQAFDAQ
- the mupP gene encoding N-acetylmuramic acid 6-phosphate phosphatase MupP, with amino-acid sequence MKLRAVLFDMDGTLLDTAPDFIAICQAMRADRGLPPVNPQHIRDEISGGAKAMIAVTFSMDPESPGFEALRQEFLERYLKDCAVHSKLFDGMAELLEDIEKARLIWGVVTNKPLRFAEPIMQQLGLAERSAVLICPDHVKNSKPDPEPMILACKMLDLDPASVLFVGDDLRDIESGRDAGTRTAAVTYGYIHPDDNPRHWGADVVVDHPLELRKVLDSAVCSC
- the ubiG gene encoding bifunctional 2-polyprenyl-6-hydroxyphenol methylase/3-demethylubiquinol 3-O-methyltransferase UbiG, which produces MSNVDHAEIAKFEALAHRWWDRESEFKPLHDINPLRVNWIDERVNLAGKKVLDVGCGGGILSEAMAQRGATVMGIDMGEAPLAVAQLHQLESGVSVEYRQITAEALAEEMPEQFDVVTCLEMLEHVPDPSSVIRACFRMVKPGGQVFFSTINRNPKAYLFAIIGAEYIMKLLPRGTHDFKKFIRPSELGAWSRQAGLTVKDIIGLTYNPLTKHYKLANDVDVNYMIQTLREE
- a CDS encoding TRZ/ATZ family hydrolase — its product is MTPTAAPLDLLLLPTWLVPVEPAGVVLKEHGLGIRDGCIVFIGPRAAALKLEASEVRELPGMLLSPGLINAHGHAAMSLFRGLADDLPLMTWLEKHIWPAEAKWVDEAFVRDGTDLAIAEQLKGGITCFSDMYFYPKVASDCVHNSGMRAQIAIPILDFPIPGASNADEAIRQGIELFGDLKHHPRIKITFGPHAPYTVNDENLEKIRIIAEELDAAIHMHVHETAFEVQQAVEQTGERPLARLARLGLLGPRFQAVHMTQISEEDLALLVESNTSVIHCPESNLKLASGFCPVERLWQAGVNVAIGTDGAASNNDLDLLGETRTAAMLAKAVAGSATALDAHRALRMATLNGARAMGLDSQVGSLEVGKAADIVAFDLSGLAQQPIYDPVSQLIYATGRDCVKHLWVAGKQLLDDRRLTRMDEAQLTATAIAWGQRISGHSE
- the mtnA gene encoding S-methyl-5-thioribose-1-phosphate isomerase, which translates into the protein MRDRLLAAEKVKAIEWRDGVLHLLDQRALPARESWVACSTVDEVVAAIRARVVRGASAIGISAAYGLVLAARQRLAEGGDWQAAWEEDYALLADTRPTASNLFWALKCMRDRLDRLKPHADPLAVLEAEAIAIHESDREANVVMAQLGLERIRKHQGNAQAILTHGNAGALATGGVGTALGVIHAAFLEGLVEQVYANETRPWLQGSRLTAWELAGAGIPVMVNADSAGAHILKTKGVTWVVVGADCIAANGDVISTIGTYQLAVCAMHHGVRFMVVAPSSTLDLMMATGDDVTLEERDVGELLEVNGQRLEAQAFNPAFDVTPADLIDVIVTEKGVVERPDTAKLARLMCRKRLH